DNA sequence from the Malus domestica chromosome 06, GDT2T_hap1 genome:
caatgtcatgtggagggcgaagacccatatgcccaaaagagtcaggccttctattatcaccaaccaggtgatcaaaagtacgcctagtactccacaattattcggcaacctgccgctattaccactaacaaggtgatcaaaagtacgtccagtattcccaaattatacatgagcattacttatgtcaatcatacataataatacatgagcattactcatgtcaatcatacataaacattcatgagcattacttatATCAATtgtacataaacattcatgagcatcactcatgtcaacattcatgagcatcactcatgtcaacatccatgagcatcactcatattaatcaacatacacattcatgaacatcactcatgttaattagcttcaaaatcttcatttacaaaagctttagctttaaaagcttcatttatagagctccagcttcaaagtttcacctacaaagctttagtgcagggtatacaaataccgcatccgaacaaccgccacttcggcccatacatggattcaatttgaagtctccagccaacagactctattgaccgaagacttggaggactacattatgtaccatatattaggcctcaactgggcatcatgaaaaatactcgggggacttaacccattattcatgtattgaggagcgagcccttattttataaaagtgactccctcactttcattagagagcacccattattcatgtactaaggagcgagcccttattttataagggactccctcactatcattaaagagcatcgccgccagctgagcaaccccctcgccgcgagcatcaactctagcccatcatttatgtattgaggagcgagcctttattctataaaaaggactacCTCACCTTcgacgccacaagccgagccaaccaaggcaacataagccacaaaccgagcagcctcgcaacatgtgttacttctagttgagcatcatttcagattgggcaccgccttatatcgagtatcagttttagacgacatctagttacttcggcccacacatggactaaatttcaagtctccagcaaaagactctcttgactgaagacttgggggactactgtttataccatacttagggcctctgtatttagatctcgtataaatactcgggggacttaaatgtaattatgtaataaaggaaggggcaaatatgtaataagtgaggagcccttattctgtaaaatgactcatcaccctcacaattagaggagacCATTTTCTGAGGCCACaccctcaccctctcaaagctTTCACTCTCATAaataagctctctctctccctcagaaatacaatatcagtgtggacgtagcccaaaccttggggtgaaccacgatacatcttgtgctatttacatttcttgcagattcacggtcggatttacgttgttccaagacccctccgattttgtgcattaacagaACCAATATAAATGTGATTTCTTATAATTTATTTCTACAAGCTTTGCCGATTGTTTTGATTTTATAAATCTATATATTAGTAAtaaccattttattattttgagatTAGAGGGACGATTATACTTCTTGATTGTTCAGTAGTTAGGGAGACTAGGGTTCAATTGTTGTTGAATGAATGGAAGTGAGAAATGAGACTTTTGTGATCTGGATGAGGCATGCCGTGTGACGAAGAGAAGCTGGAGATAAAGATGATGAAAATGGAGGAGAGCAATTGATTGTGATGGTGGGAATGAAAGAGGCAGGATTTGTTATGGCTTAAGCTACACTATAAACTCTCATAGAATTCATCCAtttaaaaatttcatcaaattaatTATACTTTTTTAGCTGACCTAGTAACGTGGATTTGTAACAAAGTAAGATATCAAATTAATTACATTTTAAATacacatatatttttataaagacctttttatttttggggtcCCCGTGGTGTCATATTTTTCAATGCCACTGTCGTAGTGAAAAAATTGTTAACAAAACTCTCATGGTTATCTCCGTTAGTAGTTCAAGTCCAGAGGTAAATTATGTCAGTTTCCCGTTAAATAAACCCATGTGGATCTCATGTAGAGAGGCTAAATTCGTCTTTTTCAAACCAAATCAAGAAACATAAATATATGTCGTTAGATATTAGGGTTCAACTAAAATTGAAATTGACTCGATGAAAAAGAGGCTTGAAATTTGAACAAATATGACTACATATGTAGGTTTCTTGATTTACCAAAAACACAAATTTAGCCTCTCAATGTAAGACACACGTGAGTTTATTTAATATGAGACTAACAGAAGTTtagatttaattttaattgctaATGAGGTTCACGAAGAGTATTTagttaacaatttttttcacTACAAAAGAAACATTAGTACTACCAGAGTGACATTAAAAGTACCATAACACCACTGGAACcacaaaaaaatttgaacctttATAATTTCATTTGAAATTCTAATTTAATAGATCaacatttttataaattttagtaAACTCATTGTATTTTAAAAACTCATTTAAAATCTCAATTAAATACGCTCCTCGATACTCCCCGTACTCCCTAAATAGCATCTACCATTTCTcgataaatttaaaaaaaaataacaaaaatttagaTCCCGTATAGATTTACAGtcacatttttaaattttctaattctatttgaagtaaaaattctgattatttttttcaaatttcctatctttctttctctcactctgtTTCCAGTTCCCCCGAGAATAAAAGCCCTCATCTTTCTCTCACCCTGTTTCCGGTTTCCCCGATAATAAAAGCCCTCATCTTTCTCTCCTCTTGGCGGCGACTTCATCTCCGTTTCTCCCATTTCCGGCGAGTCTCTCCGCACTCCATCTCATCTTCTCCTTAATCAACTTAGTTGTCTTTCTCCGCAGCTCCGTCTGTCAAGGTACTTCTGTACAGTTTTGAGGAATGTGCAGATTGACTGTAGGAATCTCTTTACTCCTCTTTTGTTTTCTGTCAGCGCTTGTTCCATCTGTTTACTCCTCTTTTGTTAAATGAATCTCTATGAATAAAACTGGGAATTTATTAATTGGTTTGTATTAGGGTGAATCGAGTGATTTTTTCGAAATTTAATGTGTCAATTACATGGAATTATGCAGGGATTGGTGTTGGTGTGCCTGCTTTCTAACTGCGTTCATTTTCTGCCTTGCTTGTTGCATGCTTGCTGCAGGTATGATTTTATCATCTGAAATCTGAATGATATGAATTTTGTTAGAGAGTTATATGACTATGAATTTTGAATTCTGAATAATGAATGATAGATGATGATTATTTATCTTATGCAGACTTCACCGCTAAGCCTTCAACAAGAAATATTAGTTAGGTTAACTTAAATATCAATGTCAAGAAGCTTTCAAACTGTTAGTTTATTGGGAACAGACTGGCAAATTGAACCTTTGCATATCTTTTTAGCTCCTTTCTTCAAGTTGTGAACTGTAACAGATTTTGGTCGCACCACAATTGCAATGTAATTTTTGTGGTCTTCTAATTTGGTGATGCTTTTTATTAGTATTGTTGTTTCTACCAATTTGTTTTTGGCTGAACTATGGCTGTTTATTGTGTTTTTCTAAGTTTCTGTTGCCTTCCGAACTACGTTCTCATTCCCAGTCCATTTCATTGTAGGAGCCAAAACACCACCTAAAATATGACTCTTGTGGCGACTCACTGTGTTGCTGCAGTTCCAACATACCCAATCTATAAGCGTCAAAATAAACCTCCTCGGTCTTTCTCTCTGCGCATCTTATCAAAATTGAATCAAGTTTCAGATGTTAAAACTCCGCAGTCCACCTCTTATACTGTCGAGCCAATGAGAGAGTGAGTTTCCAAATCATTTTATATACTTATAATGTCCCATGGAACCCACCAGGTCAACTTGGATTTGTGCAGGTGTGAGTGCTTCAATATGTATAAGCAACAGGTTCCTTATAGTCAGGCATGGGCTTGGCAGAAGAGCATAGTTGAGGAGAAAAAAGCTATGATAGAAAAGAATGATCATTGCCTAGACTCATTGTTCGTTCTTCAGCATTGTCCTGTGTATACCTTGGGAACTGCTAGTTCAGAACAGTTCCTTAATTTTGATATCAAGGACCCACCTTTCGATGTTTATCGAACTGAACGTGGCGGCGAGGTTACATATCATGGTCCGGGTCAGGTACTTCAGTGGCTGAATTTAACCTTTATGTTTCCGAAGATGTTGCCATTGTAATTTGAATTTGTTATCCCACGGTGGTAAAGTAGGAATCAAAATCCCGAACATGTGACTTAATTGCTTAGAGGGTCAGTTTTCCTAACCTTGGATGCATGCGTTTTTCACTGTAGATAGTTATGTACCCTATTATGAATCTACGAAATCACAAGATGGATCTTCATTGGTACCTTAGGTCACTTGAGGAGGTGATCATCCGTGCTCTATCAAAGACATTCTGTATCAAGGCATCTCGGCTTGAGGGCCTCACTGGTGTTTGGCATGGTATGCTTCTTAAAACAAAGGCATGCTGTATGTCCTTCCTTTTGTATTATAGCTTATTATCATTGCCACTACCGAGTTTTTGCTCTCATAGCTTCCTTTACAAGTGGTGGTTCCTTGTTCCCTAATTTAGTCGTGTTTAAAAATACATGAATATTGGTATTGAAACTAGCAGCTGGAATTTTCTTGTgatgtttatatttgaatttttcttcaGGAAACCAGAAACTGGCAGCCATTGGAATACGAGTCAACCAGTGGATAACATATCATGGCTTAGCAGTGAATGTGAACCCAGACTTGACCCCCTTTTGTTGGATCGTACCTTGTGGGTTACAAGGCTATCAGGTTGGAAGCGTTAAAAGCTTGCTTGAGGAATTTCATACATCTGCAGACTGTGGAAGAGCAGATCTACCTGATCCCAATGATGGTCAGCTACTTGATATTACTTGTAGATCTTTGATCAATGAGTTTTCTGAAGTTTTTGAGGTTAGAATCAATTATGAAACCATGTCAAGGTTGGATTTACAAGCCGTCTGAATCTGAAAGTGAAACTAATTTAGTTGAGGCTACATTTCTAAATCCTTTGTCGATTTGAAATGGACATGGCTGTCGATGCTCTCTGAGTGTTTTAAAGAGTCCCGTGACAACAGCAACCGAACATTAGAGCAGGATTACGTATCGCTACTTTTACATCCTTAGAAGTCACAACCTTGCATACTCTCCTGAGTATTATATGGATAGCATTCAATTCCCAATGGAGGTTCTTAAGCGTACTTGGATTGAAATTGGTAGAGCTCTCAACTTGTAGTTGGTTATGCATGTTATAATATCTACATGAGATTTCTTTGCAAGATCAACTTGTAATCTGCATATTTGATATATTTTGATTAAATTGACTGATTTCTGTGCATGTGGATTCCTTTCTATTGATTAAAggcttattttttgttttcccCTATAACTCGAATTTTATCTCACTTTCCCCTTGAAACTAAAATATTGCCACTTTGCACCTTGAAACTCAATGTTCGCTTCACTTTGACGAGATTAGGTTGGGGTCTGAATCATGAAACAAACATGATTACATATCTTGTTAACCTGTAGCTTGCAAAGCTTTTTCATATCTCCTTTATTCTGTTAACGGCCGTACATGACTTCCTTATTGTTGTTAATGTTATGCAGTGCTGTGATTGACAACTTTAATTTGTACAAATACTTGTTTTCACATCTTAATCCACTTGGTTTTATGCACTTACATATTTCTGAGGGCTGTTTTGATACGAAAGCTGAAAGGGCTTGGTGGTATCAGTTGATCTACCAATTGattcattttaaaaagaaaatctattttgatttaaGGTGAAAGCTCTATTCATAATCCTTCATGGTGGGCGATCtggaaaaaccaaaaaagaagcTTGTggtatccccccccccccccccccccccggcccgCGCGAGATTGCGTAACCTTTCCTCCGCCTGAACTTTTCTgttaccaaagaaaaaaaaaaaaaagtaatagagCCTTGATAAGTATATGACATATCCCCAGTTTTCCCTTCAATTTTCCATAGCTATTTTCATGTCTATTTATCCTAttacttttaattttatatgaTAATAGTTTCTATGTCTTGGATTTGTTAGCTTGCAAGTTAGTTATCAAACTTATTGcatatgtctatatatatagtttCAACTATATAATGATTAATGAAGCATATGCTTTCCTGTTGGAAATGATTACCCAGATTGCATGTACTTAATGAGAGATTTTGTATAAATCTATTTAGATTTTGTTGGATTGCATCTTTGCTTGTTTATCTAAATCTGTTTCTGTTCCAATGTTTCTTTCATTATAATATTTCATATCAATCAAAACGATATTTGGATAATAGTGTTGAATTAGTAATATACCAAGTTATTTGAGCATGGTTAGAGTggatgttgttgatgcacaaaatcagtgaggactttggtacaatagaaagtgttaagtttgtgaccttcgctagattacttCGGTCACTAgaatggataagtatgtaaatggatatagacagggaagcaaacacaagatgtacgtggttcacctagattggctacgtccacggagtagaggagttctcattaattatgaagggtttacataagtacataggttcaagctctcctttagtgagtacaagtgaatgatttagtacaaatgacattaggaaatattgtgagagaatgatctctatttatagaagagagtttctagtttcattctgacattgacacgtgtcatgttgtgattggcttttgatgtcgacacgtgtcgcgctatgattggcttctgatgtcgacacgtgtcgcgctgtaatTGGCATCCTGGTTGGatggaaactcttctgggttttTGACaatataacattgaccggtgctcaatagtttcgggattggttaagtatggtacaaacagtgctcccttaagttcccgagtgagggaaactcctcggttggggacttgcaagatccaaactattgagtaatcacgaaacttctaaatactgaagtgtggtatcattttcacttgccttatctgtctcatatgtagatgtgacatattctctggaagtacttttcctccatccagaggtggtatctttaaccgatgaagatgcacaaggtaatgtattaatttcacttgaagcttacttgtagtttcaggcttggtcaagtgcgatacaaaccctatagtaggagtcccccaagtcgccgagttaggaGATTTGTCGAAGGAGGTAATAGACAAGGTaggcaatcagacttccaagcaagcaacctggatcagaggttcgacttcggcttccggttgattgttctccttctccttgtgtcgtaaacagcaacaagaataaggagaagcaaatggataagagatgatatgagatacttttgcttttgaagaagtaactttccacatgcttattcttgaactgggctggagggttttctggtttcctccagagtataaggctgactcaagaatttgagggtcaaaataagtccatcaaatctagagtacgttcgaccctgataatatgagatacttttgctgttgacaaagtagtggatgtatcggcacgtgttctgttacgcttgtcttcacatgcttccttgtatccttctcacttgctctatatgttcctcaggcagatgtgatatattttctggaagcataagatgttgaagatgagtactcgagagcaatgccaggtaagtaattgggcaaagggttccaggcagtcaattcctaactggaagcttgattctaagtgctgactgattgctctctttctcattgtcttgtaggtaagaacaaggccaaaggaaaagacagggaaaaagtatgatatgggatactcttgctgttgacaaagtagtggatgtatcggcacgtgttctgttacgcttatctccacatgcttccttgtatcattctcacttgctctatctgttcctcaagcagatgtggtatattctctggaagcataagatgttgaagatgagtactcgagagcaatgccaggtaagtaattggGCAAatggttccaggcagtcaattcctgactagaagcttgatttcaagtgctgactgattgctctgtttctccttgtcttgcaggtaagaacaaggccaaaggaaaagataggaaaaaattatgatatgtgatacttttgcttttaaccctgatgatatgagatactcttgttctggtgtggcttgtttgcagatgtATTATAGGGAGGAAAAAAAGATGATCATTTCGAGAGACTGCTGAGAATGccatctcggatgtgaagaacagttgagcatttttttttatttgcaggtttgcctggctgtggaggatggaagtcgacatatataggagtctccctaacaacaagtagtagtgctattcctttgcCCTTCTttgtcatagcaatgtagtgggagttgcaagcttcacgtattTTAACTttatcagagcactttgaaaaagtggtatgtggtatatgaaaagctgatgttgcgtgtgaagattgcagacaagctttatctgaGGAAATCTGTCTCTCGAAGTttgaagagtggtgcctctttggttttcgaaacaagcaatcctgtcgggaatctggctctcgagattcagagaacggtgcctcttcgatttttgagaaagcaatcctgttgggagtctaactcttgagattcggagaacagtgtttctttgatttttgagaaagtaatcatgtttggagtctggctcttgagattcagagggcgatgcctcttcgatttttgagcacgtaatcctgttgggagtctggctctcgagattcggaggatggtgcctcttcgatttttgagcaagcaatcttgttgggagtgttttctcgaatgtgagtaaaggttgggcatgtttgccagtctaccttgccacagagTACAAAGGTTAACACACATTGGGAccttctagttatcaagcagtggtgttattcctttacccttgtgggtaatagtagggtagctggacttcaaaatttatgtgtctaaactttgtcagagatctttggcaaagttatctgtggtactcgaggagctgatgttgcgtgtggaaagtggtgtctcttcggaatccgtagagtggtgcctcttcaatttttgaacaaacggccctgttgccctttcttttaaaAAGGCACCAAATGTGTGCAAAAAGTACatttagagagttattgcttgtaggaattttccccttacttcagagatttattgcacctcatttctccttcatcatttctgagaatgtctgacccatctgaccgtcgttttgacttgaactttggtgaagaggcagtcatgccttcttaagacaacatatgtcgcccatccttcttatcccttactgatCCTCTTACTGTTAGGGATTCtgtaatgaagaatgatatgaccgctgcggtggtggccaggaacattctcactctcaaagataacagactattttccaaacggtctgatgagttgactgttaaggattctctgactctcagtgttcagtgtgcaggttctgtgtctaatatggccaacgcctatttgctcgaacccgctaagttgaatcattggcggctgaagtgataagtctcaaacaggagatcagatggctcaagcatgtgaataaacagttgcacagactcgcacatgactatgctacaaacatgaagaggaagctcgatcagctgcaggaatctgatggtcagattttacttgatcatcagaggtttatgggtttgttccaaaggcatttattgctttCGTCTtttagggctgtaccgcgtaatgaagctcaaAATGattaaccttcggtgcctcctccttctggggttctgcctagtactgaggctctgaataatcaccctctggtgcctcctctttctggagctctgctgactgctgagacttatTCTGAGCAACATTTATGAAGGCTacctattttttgtttattttgattcatgtatatgtacatatttataacttatcggagatatcaataaacaagctttgcttcatttcaacatattgtgttaaatataccaaggctttcttcactaagttctttgaattttttccttttgttgaagcttgtatgttgaagctttgtgagtgaagcctgtaggttgaggtagtactCTCTTAATTTCCCAAGCGAGTAAAACTTCTCATTTTGAGAgttgaaaaatccaagttactgagtggtcgtgagacttccgagtatcaaggtgcagtagcatatggtaggtgtttcccaagtctctggtcgagggagttgacgaatgaggcatttcttttctaagtggtagcccaaaacactttcttcatatatatttgttatgaaagttgttagcccaaagaagaggaggcctaggcaattttttttttttaaatttttttttttcgaatttccgaaaaaaaaaaaatatatatatattttaaagctttgtaggtgaagctttgtaggtaaagccttgttgggtaccataaattgattttgcttcacactatcttaatcaagatagtgtaaagttTTTGTAGGCGAAACTTctgtattgaagctttgtaggtgaagcttttgtgggtgaaacttttgtggtgggggaaacttttgttggtgaagcttttatgggtgaaacttttgtgggtgaagcttttgtggtgggagaagcttttgttggtgaaacttttgtgggtgaagcttttgtggtgggtgaagtttttgtaggtgaagcttttatgggtgaagtttttataggtaaagctattgtgggtgaagcttttgtaggtgaatctttggagttgaaacttttgttgggtaccatgaattgattttgcttcacactatcttgatcaagatagtgtgaagtttttgagaatttgtagttgtcctctattgataaagattttgttggtgaagctttggaattgaagcttttattggtgaagcttttatgggtgaaacttttgttgggtatcatgaattgattttgcttcacactatcttgatcaaaatagtgtaaagcttttgagaatttgtagttgtcctccattgatgaagcttttgtttgtgaagcttttgtggtgaagctttgttgagtaccacgaattgattttgtttcacactatcttgatcaagatagtgcgaagtttttgagaatttgtagttgtcctccttTGATaaagttttgttgaatttctatttttttttttgggaaactagaaatttgaaaatgtgggagagacaacatatacaaattttggttCCATATTGTTGAggaagagattgtgatgcaagccacaccttgtagtagtcgaaggtttagatgaaccatataaattgaatttgcttcgaacagtcttgaataaGCTTCGaatgtttgagaattgtagttgccctctattaatgaagcttttgttggcaccataaattggttttgcttcacagtcttaatcaagagtatgtgaagcttttgagaattatggttgaactcctttgatgaagcttttgttggcaccataaattggttttgcttcatactgttttgattaagagtgtgtgaagcttttgagaattgtggttgccctccattgatgaagctcttgttggcaccataaattggtttcgcttcaaactgtcttgatcaagagtgtgtgaagcttttgagaattgtggttgccttctattgatgaagctcttgttggcaccataaattagttttgcttcacactgtcttgatcaagagtgtgtgaagctttctacgagttgtagtgtttgcattgttacagaggtgaaatgtttgaagcagatgcaagagggctgaatagcttgatattcgtatgccatgcactgaagttattgttggcttgcaataagactttgttggtgactataactcttgttgggcataagtgctcccctagttgagttgtcaagcttgagggtttttgattatttgtgaatgctaggacttcacatgtataagttgtaccactcgtcttctgg
Encoded proteins:
- the LOC139187432 gene encoding octanoyltransferase LIP2p, chloroplastic-like, with amino-acid sequence MTLVATHCVAAVPTYPIYKRQNKPPRSFSLRILSKLNQVSDVKTPQSTSYTVEPMRECECFNMYKQQVPYSQAWAWQKSIVEEKKAMIEKNDHCLDSLFVLQHCPVYTLGTASSEQFLNFDIKDPPFDVYRTERGGEVTYHGPGQIVMYPIMNLRNHKMDLHWYLRSLEEVIIRALSKTFCIKASRLEGLTGVWHGNQKLAAIGIRVNQWITYHGLAVNVNPDLTPFCWIVPCGLQGYQVGSVKSLLEEFHTSADCGRADLPDPNDGQLLDITCRSLINEFSEVFEVRINYETMSRLDLQAV